A window of the Lactuca sativa cultivar Salinas chromosome 5, Lsat_Salinas_v11, whole genome shotgun sequence genome harbors these coding sequences:
- the LOC128126099 gene encoding uncharacterized protein LOC128126099: MPSPPPPPPPTTSITATNTYHHRHYHYHPPTATSITTTHHHHHHLPLLPPSPSPATYHNRHYYRHHYQPSPPPTINTSTTTYRHHLPLPLPPPPPHVVTANATTMYHNHRHHLPLLTTL; this comes from the coding sequence AtgccatcaccaccaccgccgccaccaCCTACTACCTCCATCACCGCCACCAACACCTACCATCACCGCCACTACCATTACCACCCACCTACCGCCACTTCCATcactaccacccatcaccaccaccaccacctaccactgCTACCACCATCGCCATCACCAGCCACCTACCACAACCGCCACTACTACCGCCACCACTACCAACCGTCACCACCACCTACCATCAATACCTCCACCACCACTTACCGCCACCACCTACCACTgccactgccaccaccaccaccacatgtGGTCACTGCCAACGCCACCACCATGTACCACAATCACCGCCACCATCTACCACTACTAACAACATTGTAA